Proteins found in one Tumebacillus sp. BK434 genomic segment:
- a CDS encoding ATP-binding protein — protein MITQYHVQNFKQLIDVQADFSNMNVIIGPNGAGKSSLLQSIDFLKAFTSPAFDYYLETRAIDFKNIFNKTSKKSVTWDIIVRLVEDEVEYEYNYYVKISPLKRIVERLRVSTNGGKMERIFTRKGREVTFHSREDLTSSFYSPNTGVLASIEDEDGDDFPDLVRFKNFITGIQTYLIWDPALLRKRSRGEPDSLGPNGQHLASVLDEMKKHHEVQFKKMVRKLQKFLPSLEDISIKGSRGGYKEIMLHEWDERGTLQFNSQQISDGTLRLIAMAYLRYGKRAHSVVSFEEPENGVHPPILRAAVQLIREVTQLKPKLRSQVFMTTHSPYVLDILKENTDSIFVMEKGSAGSGSKLSRISEEHLETAKLLFDNSLGNLWFSDFLHRQGDEAE, from the coding sequence ATGATTACGCAGTATCATGTGCAAAACTTTAAGCAACTCATTGACGTCCAAGCCGATTTTTCGAACATGAATGTGATCATTGGGCCAAATGGGGCAGGTAAATCATCATTGTTGCAGAGTATAGACTTTTTGAAAGCGTTCACTTCTCCTGCTTTCGATTATTATCTGGAAACGCGAGCAATTGATTTCAAGAACATCTTCAATAAGACGTCCAAGAAATCAGTTACTTGGGATATCATCGTTCGTCTTGTTGAGGACGAAGTAGAATATGAGTACAACTACTATGTCAAGATTTCTCCATTAAAAAGAATAGTAGAGCGTCTGAGAGTCAGCACCAATGGCGGCAAAATGGAGCGAATCTTCACTCGAAAAGGGCGAGAAGTGACCTTTCATTCAAGAGAGGATCTTACGAGCAGTTTTTATTCGCCCAACACTGGTGTATTAGCAAGTATTGAAGATGAAGATGGGGACGATTTTCCAGATCTCGTAAGGTTTAAGAATTTCATTACGGGGATCCAGACTTATTTGATTTGGGATCCTGCTCTGCTTCGGAAACGATCCAGAGGTGAACCTGACTCTTTAGGCCCGAACGGTCAGCATTTGGCGTCAGTCTTGGATGAGATGAAAAAGCATCATGAGGTACAATTTAAAAAAATGGTACGGAAATTACAAAAGTTTTTGCCCTCCCTTGAGGATATCTCGATCAAGGGGAGCAGAGGCGGATACAAAGAGATCATGTTGCATGAGTGGGATGAGCGTGGAACTTTGCAATTCAATAGCCAGCAAATCAGTGATGGAACCCTGCGCCTGATTGCGATGGCTTATTTGCGATATGGGAAACGAGCCCATTCTGTTGTATCGTTCGAAGAGCCTGAGAACGGGGTGCATCCGCCGATTCTTCGCGCAGCTGTTCAATTGATTCGGGAAGTCACCCAGCTCAAGCCGAAATTGCGTAGTCAAGTATTTATGACAACTCACAGTCCTTATGTCTTAGATATCCTAAAAGAAAACACGGACTCCATCTTTGTCATGGAAAAAGGTTCAGCAGGCAGTGGTTCCAAATTATCGCGAATTTCGGAAGAACATTTGGAGACAGCGAAATTGCTATTCGATAATTCACTGGGGAATCTCTGGTTTTCCGATTTCTTGCACCGTCAGGGGGATGAGGCGGAATGA
- the tsaD gene encoding tRNA (adenosine(37)-N6)-threonylcarbamoyltransferase complex transferase subunit TsaD, producing the protein MSFVQRIRSKYESDRAAGKPVVILGIETSCDETSAAVIRDGEEILSNVIASQIEIHKRFGGVVPEVASRKHVESINGVVEEALERAGVTLNDLSAVAVTYGPGLVGALLTGVAFAKGLCWAKGIPMIGVQHIAGHIYANFLSGGMEPPLIALVVSGGHTELVHMPAHGEFTFLGRTRDDAAGEAYDKIARSMGLDYPGGPRIDRLAQEGNPEAYPFPRAWIDDESMDFSFSGLKSAVINTLHNAEQRGEEIVQADIAASFQAAVVDVLVEKTVRAVNQTGVRNVVVAGGVAANKGLRARLTERAGQEGFHVHFPSLDLCTDNAAMIAAAAFPLYDAGKFHDLDLNAIASLSLTKWADAKTIESV; encoded by the coding sequence ATGAGCTTTGTGCAGAGAATCCGAAGCAAATACGAAAGCGACCGCGCGGCCGGCAAGCCGGTGGTGATCTTGGGGATCGAGACGAGCTGTGACGAGACGTCGGCGGCGGTGATCCGGGACGGCGAGGAGATCTTGTCGAACGTGATCGCCTCACAGATCGAGATCCACAAGCGCTTCGGCGGCGTGGTGCCGGAAGTGGCGTCGCGCAAGCATGTGGAGAGCATCAATGGCGTGGTGGAAGAAGCGCTGGAGCGGGCAGGCGTGACGCTTAACGACCTGTCTGCCGTCGCGGTGACGTACGGGCCGGGTCTGGTCGGGGCGCTGCTGACCGGCGTGGCGTTCGCCAAAGGGCTGTGCTGGGCGAAAGGCATCCCGATGATCGGGGTGCAGCATATCGCGGGGCACATTTACGCCAACTTTTTGTCGGGCGGGATGGAGCCGCCGCTGATCGCCCTGGTCGTGTCGGGTGGGCACACGGAGCTCGTGCACATGCCGGCGCACGGCGAGTTTACGTTCCTCGGCCGCACGCGCGACGATGCGGCAGGCGAGGCGTATGACAAGATCGCCCGTTCCATGGGCCTCGACTACCCGGGCGGCCCGCGGATCGACCGGCTGGCGCAGGAAGGCAACCCGGAAGCCTACCCGTTCCCGCGGGCGTGGATCGATGACGAGTCGATGGACTTTTCCTTCTCGGGACTGAAGTCTGCGGTGATCAACACCTTGCACAATGCTGAGCAGCGCGGTGAAGAGATCGTGCAGGCCGACATCGCCGCCTCGTTCCAAGCGGCGGTGGTGGACGTGCTGGTGGAGAAGACGGTGCGTGCGGTAAATCAGACGGGGGTGCGTAACGTGGTCGTGGCAGGCGGCGTCGCCGCCAACAAAGGCCTGCGCGCGCGCCTGACGGAGCGTGCCGGGCAGGAGGGGTTCCATGTGCATTTCCCTTCGCTCGACCTCTGCACGGACAATGCGGCAATGATCGCGGCGGCGGCGTTCCCGCTGTATGATGCCGGAAAGTTCCATGATCTTGATCTCAACGCCATCGCCAGCTTGAGCCTGACGAAGTGGGCGGATGCGAAGACGATCGAAAGTGTTTGA
- a CDS encoding cation diffusion facilitator family transporter yields the protein METHNHHEHTHHHDHDHDHDHQHHHGHGHHHHHGDGSRKSLTIAMVITGGVFVAELVGGFLTNSLALLSDAAHMFSDVAALAVSLIALWLTAKPATQKRTFGLKRAEVLAALFNALTLILVSLYIFWEAVQRFQHPPEVQSGLMLGVAIIGLAANLLSAWFLMRGGDHKHNLNVRGALLHVLGDALGSVGAIAAAVIMMLTDWYYADPIISVIIGVLVLLSSFRLLKETVSVLLEAVPPHLDALKIKQAMLGVARVEEVYDLHIWTVSSGFLSMSGHVVIDKDASSDDVLRALEAVLSRQFGLTHTTIQIERERRAPENGACQ from the coding sequence ATGGAAACGCACAACCACCATGAGCATACGCATCATCATGACCACGACCACGATCATGATCACCAGCATCACCACGGGCACGGACACCACCATCATCACGGGGACGGGAGCCGGAAGTCGCTGACGATCGCGATGGTGATAACTGGTGGGGTGTTTGTGGCGGAGCTGGTCGGGGGGTTCCTCACCAACAGTTTGGCGCTGCTGTCGGATGCGGCGCATATGTTTAGCGACGTGGCGGCGCTGGCGGTCAGTCTGATCGCTTTGTGGCTGACCGCGAAACCGGCGACGCAAAAGCGCACGTTTGGTTTGAAACGGGCCGAGGTGCTGGCGGCGCTGTTCAACGCGCTCACGCTGATCCTCGTCTCGCTGTACATCTTTTGGGAAGCCGTTCAGCGCTTCCAACACCCGCCGGAGGTACAGAGCGGGCTGATGCTCGGCGTCGCGATCATCGGGCTGGCTGCCAACCTGCTCAGCGCATGGTTCCTGATGCGCGGCGGCGACCACAAGCACAACCTCAACGTGCGCGGGGCGCTTTTGCATGTGCTCGGCGATGCGCTGGGCTCGGTCGGGGCGATCGCAGCGGCGGTGATCATGATGCTGACCGACTGGTACTACGCCGACCCGATCATCTCGGTGATCATCGGGGTGCTGGTGCTGCTCAGCTCGTTCCGCCTGCTCAAAGAGACCGTCTCCGTCCTGCTCGAAGCGGTGCCGCCGCACCTCGACGCCCTCAAGATCAAACAGGCCATGCTCGGCGTCGCCCGCGTCGAAGAGGTCTACGATCTGCACATCTGGACGGTCAGCTCCGGCTTTCTCTCGATGAGCGGACATGTCGTCATCGACAAGGATGCCAGCAGCGATGACGTGCTGCGCGCTTTGGAAGCGGTGCTGTCCCGGCAGTTCGGCCTCACCCACACCACGATCCAGATCGAACGGGAGCGCCGTGCGCCAGAGAACGGAGCCTGCCAGTGA
- a CDS encoding PepSY-associated TM helix domain-containing protein, producing the protein MFRRINRKFHRIAGLVVSLFLIMWAVTGFLLLNVPWYQEAATDLKVTQIPVAAQPADYTIAYVGEQLVKSGEYRWEEIQSISKSGDMFKVYVKRDPILRLTIDQEGQIKALKQDPILDFFYGLHVGEWEDLNYVTVLEVVSILTLLLVLTGYVYFLPRKRKPSAK; encoded by the coding sequence ATGTTTCGGCGGATCAATCGGAAGTTTCATCGGATCGCAGGGCTGGTCGTCAGCCTGTTTCTGATCATGTGGGCAGTGACCGGGTTTTTGCTGTTGAATGTGCCGTGGTATCAGGAAGCGGCGACCGACCTGAAAGTGACGCAGATTCCGGTGGCAGCTCAGCCGGCCGATTACACGATCGCTTATGTGGGAGAGCAATTGGTGAAGAGCGGTGAGTACAGATGGGAAGAGATACAGTCGATCTCCAAATCGGGAGACATGTTCAAAGTCTATGTGAAACGCGACCCAATTCTCCGGCTCACCATCGATCAGGAAGGACAGATCAAAGCGCTGAAACAAGACCCGATCTTAGACTTTTTCTACGGATTGCACGTCGGGGAATGGGAAGACTTGAACTATGTCACCGTGTTGGAAGTGGTGTCGATCTTGACCTTGCTGCTGGTGCTTACCGGATATGTCTATTTTCTGCCACGAAAAAGGAAGCCATCAGCCAAATGA
- a CDS encoding N-acetylmuramoyl-L-alanine amidase: MKMAKTLVAALVCTTILSTPALAAKDNSQSAIAPEGLSTSEPAPANYNPSLKKANDASIGTEAIGIEANPIIVLDPGHGGSDPGAVGNGIEEADVVLDIATRSKNYIVANYPATVYMTRTADTTLTLGDRTTFANNKGANFFVSFHINSYTSSTANGLETYYYPGSTNGQNLATNLYNKLKAHYSTLRGVKSADFYVLHYTNMPASLGETGFISNATDATNLKSATFKQNLAVAYSQGMHVYWWGF, translated from the coding sequence ATGAAAATGGCAAAAACTTTGGTAGCAGCACTGGTCTGCACCACCATTTTGTCCACCCCAGCTCTCGCTGCGAAGGACAACTCGCAAAGCGCAATCGCACCGGAAGGGCTGTCCACTTCCGAACCGGCACCGGCGAACTATAACCCGTCGCTGAAAAAAGCGAACGATGCTTCGATCGGCACTGAAGCGATCGGCATCGAAGCGAACCCGATCATCGTGCTCGACCCGGGCCATGGCGGTTCCGACCCGGGCGCTGTCGGCAACGGCATCGAAGAAGCGGACGTCGTGCTCGACATCGCGACCCGCTCCAAGAACTACATCGTAGCCAACTATCCGGCGACCGTGTACATGACCCGCACCGCTGACACCACGTTGACGCTGGGCGACCGCACCACGTTTGCCAACAACAAAGGCGCGAACTTCTTCGTGTCCTTCCACATCAACTCCTACACCTCTTCGACGGCAAACGGTCTGGAAACGTACTACTATCCGGGCAGCACCAACGGTCAAAACCTGGCGACCAACCTGTACAACAAGCTGAAAGCTCACTACTCCACCCTGCGTGGCGTCAAGTCGGCCGACTTCTATGTCCTGCACTACACCAACATGCCGGCATCGCTCGGTGAGACGGGCTTCATCTCCAACGCAACGGACGCAACCAACCTGAAGTCTGCCACCTTCAAGCAGAACCTGGCTGTCGCGTACTCCCAAGGTATGCACGTCTACTGGTGGGGCTTCTAA
- the rimI gene encoding ribosomal protein S18-alanine N-acetyltransferase — protein sequence MVVEDLDRVMEIEHRSFTLPWSREAYAAELTNNHFAKYLVVTLEGEVVGYAGMWVILDEAHITNIAIDPTVRGRRLGEQLMREMMALSMAHGAERMTLEVRVSNVPAQKLYDRLGFQSYGIRKGYYTDNNEDALIMWAELPHAGAAAGME from the coding sequence ATGGTCGTGGAAGACCTCGACCGGGTGATGGAGATTGAGCACCGGTCCTTTACGCTGCCGTGGTCGCGCGAGGCGTATGCGGCGGAGCTTACCAACAACCATTTTGCCAAATATCTGGTGGTGACGCTGGAGGGGGAAGTGGTCGGCTATGCCGGGATGTGGGTGATCTTGGACGAAGCGCACATCACGAACATCGCGATCGACCCGACGGTGCGCGGACGGCGCTTGGGCGAGCAGTTGATGCGCGAGATGATGGCATTGAGCATGGCGCACGGAGCGGAGCGGATGACGCTTGAAGTGCGCGTTTCGAACGTGCCTGCACAGAAGCTGTACGACCGCCTCGGCTTCCAGAGCTACGGCATCCGCAAAGGCTATTACACGGACAACAACGAAGACGCGCTGATCATGTGGGCGGAACTGCCGCATGCAGGCGCGGCTGCGGGAATGGAGTAG